A window of the Hordeum vulgare subsp. vulgare chromosome 5H, MorexV3_pseudomolecules_assembly, whole genome shotgun sequence genome harbors these coding sequences:
- the LOC123399876 gene encoding cx9C motif-containing protein 4 has translation MAQPSKEPCKKEACDIQACLSKNLFDSNKCLKVIQSLQSCCEQCEYKSTHCGSLSGLLKNISKSCNKNNT, from the exons ATGGCGCAGCCGAGCAAGGAGCCGTGCAAGAAGGAGGCGTGCGACATCCAGGCCTGCCTCTCCAAGAACCTCTTCGATTCCAACAA GTGTTTGAAAGTCATTCAGTCACTACAATCTTGTTGTGAGCAATGCGAGTACAAATCAACACATTGTGGTTCTTTGTCGGGCTTGCTGAAAAACATTTCAAAGTCATGTAATAAGAATAACACTTAA